In Palaemon carinicauda isolate YSFRI2023 chromosome 18, ASM3689809v2, whole genome shotgun sequence, a genomic segment contains:
- the LOC137657604 gene encoding cylicin-1-like: MEEQNKLLKEELRLSKEREERLLIENERLNWENAAMQKELRELKGTVERVEECVEMRMRENEERIEKRMEDMMGQVMGMMKTIMGEGAVGGVSSASGNGLVVKEKVKVGDNGKGSDSDSSNSDGDIEDKGIRHSKDEQKGERKDERKGKSDVKKEKKKYQADSKDDREWVKVVSKKKGKKGMVKDRNLSVEVDSLYSNEEEGNKGVDSDDSSENERDVCKTVFMREVPRCERFNEHSSRDVYDFFKEYERYCQDKYGDSKRVWARELGEYLTGYLLTMYGVIMSVGDVDYESVKTRIIEQVKRMKGSVKYKRKNDFDEARMNAGEAISMYVCRLETLARKKYGDEGINENKELMRKFLATVPENVAEFVNLKRKEKMRWTKERLTWDDISEIVEDYELDRCMKESKSVCKNWNGRKCNRIW; encoded by the coding sequence atggaagagcagaacaagttactgaaggaggaattgcggctgagtaaggagcgtgaggagaggttgctaatagagaatgagaggttgaactgggagaatgcggcgatgcagaaggagcttagggagttaaaggggacagtagagagagtggaagaatgtgttgagatgaggatgcgagagaatgaagaacgaatagagaaacgaatggaagatatgatggggcaagtcatggggatgatgaaaactataatgggtgaaggtgcagtcggaggagtgtcctcagcttcgggtaatgggttggtagtgaaagagaaggttaaggtaggtgataatgggaaaggaagtgatagtgatagtagtaatagtgatggtgatattgaagataagggaattaggcatagtaaggatgaacagaaaggggagaggaaagatgaaaggaaaggtaaaagtgatgtgaagaaagagaagaaaaagtatcaggctgatagcaaggacgatcgtgaatgggtgaaagtggtaagtaagaaaaagggtaagaagggaatggttaaggataggaatttaagtgtggaagtggattcattatattcgaatgaggaagaaggtaacaagggagtagacagtgatgatagcagtgagaatgaacgtgatgtgtgtaagactgtgtttatgagagaggtacctcggtgtgaaaggttcaatgagcatagcagtagggatgtatatgattttttcaaggagtatgagaggtattgtcaggataagtatggtgatagtaaaagagtttgggctagggagttaggagaatatttgactgggtatttgttgacgatgtatggagtgataatgagtgtaggggacgttgattatgaaagtgtgaaaacgagaataattgagcaggtaaaacgtatgaaagggagtgttaagtataagcgtaagaatgattttgatgaggcaaggatgaatgcaggagaagcgatatcgatgtatgtatgtaggttggaaactttagctaggaagaagtatggggatgaaggtataaatgagaataaggagttaatgaggaagtttttggctactgtacccgagaatgttgctgagtttgttaatttgaaacggaaggagaaaatgaggtggacgaaagaaagattgacatgggatgatatttcagagatagttgaggattacgagttggataggtgtatgaaagaaagtaaatctgtgtgtaagaactggaatggaagaaagtgtaatagaatttggtag